A window of the Tessaracoccus sp. MC1865 genome harbors these coding sequences:
- a CDS encoding ABC transporter ATP-binding protein → MLELASVTKRFFPGTVNERVALDAINLTLHEGDFVTVIGSNGAGKSTMLNVVSGRYPVDGGTVTIDGKNVSRTPEHQRAKWVARVFQDPMAGTSPHLTIEENLAIAFERGRKRGLRMAVTSPKRAVFKEALTTLELGLENRLDMRVGMLSGGQRQALSLLMATYAQPAILLLDEHTAALDPARAALITRLTGEAVERHRLTTLMVTHNMHQAIELGNRLIMMHEGRIVLEVDDEAKKSITAEQLTQEFAKIKGASLSDRTLLD, encoded by the coding sequence ATGCTCGAACTCGCCTCAGTCACGAAGCGCTTCTTCCCCGGCACCGTCAACGAGCGGGTCGCGCTGGACGCCATCAACCTCACCCTCCACGAGGGAGACTTCGTCACCGTCATCGGCTCCAACGGCGCCGGTAAGTCCACCATGCTCAACGTGGTCTCCGGGCGGTACCCCGTGGACGGCGGCACGGTGACGATCGACGGCAAGAACGTCAGCCGCACCCCGGAACACCAGAGGGCCAAGTGGGTCGCGCGCGTCTTCCAGGACCCCATGGCCGGCACCTCGCCCCACCTCACCATCGAGGAGAACCTGGCCATCGCGTTCGAGCGTGGCCGCAAGCGCGGTCTGCGGATGGCCGTCACCAGCCCCAAGCGCGCGGTCTTCAAGGAGGCCCTCACCACGCTGGAACTCGGGTTGGAGAACCGCCTCGACATGCGCGTGGGCATGCTGTCGGGCGGCCAGCGCCAGGCACTCAGCCTGCTGATGGCCACCTATGCGCAACCGGCCATCCTTCTCCTCGACGAACACACGGCCGCGCTGGATCCGGCGCGCGCCGCCCTGATCACCCGCCTGACAGGCGAGGCCGTGGAGCGCCATCGGCTGACCACCCTGATGGTCACCCACAACATGCACCAGGCCATCGAGCTGGGCAACAGGTTGATCATGATGCACGAGGGCCGCATCGTCCTCGAGGTCGATGACGAGGCAAAGAAGTCGATCACGGCCGAGCAGCTCACGCAGGAGTTCGCCAAGATCAAGGGCGCCAGCCTGTCGGACCGCACGCTGCTCGACTGA
- a CDS encoding ABC transporter permease, with the protein MIIALEIGLLYAIMALGVYLTYRVLDFPDLTVDGSFTTGAATCAILLVNGVPVWAAMIAGMVAGMLAGAITGLLHVWGNINPLLAGILTQIALYSINLRIMGNRANVPLLRTDTLFSWFRGERLLGTWMSVAAFSVVVLLVGLVVYWFLGTSFGVSIRATGDNEMMARSQGINTGVTKIVGLMISNGMVALCGALVAQYQGFSDISMGIGLIVAGLASVIVGQAIFGMTAVWQAVLAAALGSVIYRGVIQIALNNGFNPNDMKLISAVLVVLALVLPQWGPLKKLRRQRRRRQAAEAGVA; encoded by the coding sequence ATGATCATCGCGCTCGAGATCGGCCTGCTCTACGCCATCATGGCGTTGGGCGTCTACCTCACCTACCGGGTCCTGGATTTCCCTGACCTGACGGTGGACGGTTCGTTCACGACAGGTGCCGCCACGTGCGCCATCCTGCTCGTGAACGGGGTGCCGGTCTGGGCCGCGATGATCGCCGGGATGGTCGCCGGCATGCTCGCCGGCGCCATCACCGGGCTGCTCCACGTCTGGGGCAACATCAACCCCCTGCTGGCAGGAATCCTGACCCAGATCGCGCTCTACTCCATCAACCTGCGCATCATGGGCAACCGGGCCAACGTGCCGCTGCTGCGCACCGACACGCTGTTCAGCTGGTTCCGGGGCGAACGGCTGCTCGGCACCTGGATGTCGGTGGCGGCGTTCAGCGTCGTCGTGCTCCTCGTCGGGCTGGTGGTCTACTGGTTCCTCGGCACCAGCTTCGGTGTGTCCATCCGCGCCACCGGCGACAACGAGATGATGGCCCGTTCGCAGGGCATCAACACCGGCGTCACCAAGATCGTCGGCCTGATGATCTCCAACGGCATGGTGGCCCTCTGTGGCGCGCTCGTGGCGCAGTACCAGGGCTTCTCGGACATCTCCATGGGTATCGGCCTCATCGTCGCAGGCCTGGCCTCGGTCATCGTCGGCCAGGCCATCTTCGGGATGACCGCAGTGTGGCAGGCCGTGCTGGCCGCAGCCCTCGGCTCGGTCATCTACCGTGGCGTCATCCAGATCGCCCTCAACAACGGCTTCAACCCCAACGACATGAAGCTCATCTCGGCGGTGCTCGTCGTGCTCGCCCTGGTGCTGCCGCAGTGGGGTCCCCTCAAGAAACTGCGCCGCCAACGCCGTCGTCGTCAGGCCGCAGAGGCAGGAGTCGCCTGA
- a CDS encoding ABC transporter substrate-binding protein, whose translation MKLKVVALGTIAALALTGCGAAEEGSTESYKIGIATIVSHPALDAVADGFKEAMAEAGYTEGENLTIDLQNAQGDQSTLTSIANTFASSDFNGYLAIATPTAQALANVITDKPIAFAAVTDPVAAGLMQDWDAPDANITGVSDLNPMDAQLDLIKEILPEAVTVGIVYSSGEVNSEVQVAEAEKAAESRGMEIKTATVTNSAEVQQAAESLDVDAYLIPTDNTVVSAAESLVQVAEQKSVPVFASDESTMERGATAGLSVNYIQQGKDAAAVLIKMLEGTPASDIPVETQKQFDLFVNEEAAAAQGIELPQAVVDRATKKF comes from the coding sequence ATGAAACTCAAGGTTGTCGCGCTCGGCACCATCGCCGCGCTCGCACTGACCGGCTGTGGCGCCGCAGAGGAGGGCTCCACGGAGTCCTACAAGATCGGCATCGCCACCATCGTCTCCCACCCGGCGCTCGACGCCGTCGCAGACGGCTTCAAGGAAGCCATGGCGGAGGCCGGTTACACGGAGGGCGAGAACCTCACCATCGACCTGCAGAACGCCCAGGGCGACCAGTCGACGCTCACGAGCATCGCCAACACGTTCGCCAGCTCGGACTTCAACGGCTACCTCGCCATCGCGACCCCCACCGCCCAGGCACTGGCCAACGTGATCACGGACAAGCCGATCGCCTTCGCCGCCGTCACTGATCCGGTCGCCGCCGGCCTCATGCAGGACTGGGACGCCCCGGACGCCAACATCACCGGCGTCTCGGACCTCAACCCCATGGACGCGCAGCTCGACCTCATCAAGGAGATCCTGCCCGAGGCCGTCACCGTCGGTATCGTGTACTCCTCCGGTGAGGTCAACTCGGAGGTCCAGGTGGCTGAGGCCGAGAAGGCCGCCGAATCCCGTGGCATGGAGATCAAGACGGCCACCGTCACCAACTCCGCCGAGGTGCAGCAGGCCGCCGAATCCCTCGACGTCGACGCCTACCTGATCCCCACCGACAACACCGTCGTCTCCGCCGCCGAGTCCCTCGTGCAGGTGGCCGAACAGAAGTCCGTCCCCGTCTTCGCCTCGGACGAGTCGACGATGGAGCGTGGCGCCACCGCCGGGCTCTCGGTGAACTACATCCAGCAGGGCAAGGACGCCGCCGCCGTGCTGATCAAGATGCTCGAGGGCACTCCCGCCTCCGACATCCCGGTCGAGACGCAGAAGCAGTTCGACCTGTTCGTCAACGAAGAGGCGGCCGCAGCCCAGGGCATCGAACTGCCCCAGGCGGTCGTCGACCGCGCAACCAAGAAGTTCTGA
- a CDS encoding ABC transporter substrate-binding protein: MLRRVLAGAAVAALLLTGCGAQQSAPDEVSIGGVTIVSHPSLDLIWEGVKEGLAEAGYVEGENLTLEFQNPQGDQATLTNIANTYAASKHDLFVAIATPPAQAMAQVIQDRPIVFASVTDPVAAGLVDSMEKPGGNVTGTSDQLPTDQQLKLILDIDPTVESVGIVYSASEVNAQVQAEKAMEAGRELGVEVKTVTIQNSSEVQQAAESLDVDAYFTLVDNTVVSAMESMVQVAEQKQSLLVSSDPDSVERGAAAALSTDYKAQGLQTAKMIVELLKGGEPGDTSVQLQESLETVVNPAAAERMGVTIPKAVIDEAATTY, encoded by the coding sequence ATGCTGCGACGAGTTCTTGCAGGTGCGGCTGTCGCCGCCCTGCTGCTCACTGGCTGCGGCGCGCAACAGAGCGCCCCGGACGAGGTGTCGATCGGTGGAGTGACCATCGTTTCCCACCCGTCGCTGGACCTCATCTGGGAGGGCGTGAAGGAGGGCCTCGCCGAGGCAGGTTACGTCGAGGGGGAGAACCTCACCCTCGAGTTCCAGAATCCCCAGGGCGACCAGGCCACTCTGACCAACATCGCCAACACCTACGCCGCCTCCAAGCACGACCTGTTCGTGGCGATCGCCACGCCGCCGGCCCAGGCCATGGCGCAGGTGATCCAGGACCGGCCCATCGTGTTCGCGTCCGTGACGGATCCGGTCGCCGCGGGCCTGGTGGATTCGATGGAGAAGCCGGGCGGCAACGTCACGGGCACTTCCGACCAGTTGCCCACCGACCAGCAGTTGAAGCTGATCCTCGACATCGACCCCACCGTCGAATCCGTGGGGATCGTCTACTCGGCCTCCGAGGTCAACGCCCAGGTGCAGGCCGAGAAGGCCATGGAGGCGGGCAGGGAACTCGGGGTCGAGGTCAAGACCGTCACCATCCAGAACTCCTCCGAGGTGCAGCAGGCCGCTGAGTCGCTGGACGTCGACGCCTATTTCACGCTCGTCGACAACACCGTCGTCTCGGCGATGGAGTCCATGGTGCAGGTGGCCGAACAGAAGCAGTCCCTGCTGGTCAGCTCGGATCCTGATTCGGTGGAGCGCGGCGCGGCCGCGGCACTCTCGACCGACTACAAGGCGCAGGGTCTGCAGACAGCCAAGATGATCGTCGAACTCCTCAAGGGAGGGGAGCCGGGCGACACCAGCGTCCAGCTGCAGGAATCCCTGGAGACCGTGGTCAACCCCGCCGCCGCTGAGCGGATGGGCGTGACCATCCCCAAGGCAGTCATCGACGAAGCCGCCACCACGTACTGA
- the rplQ gene encoding 50S ribosomal protein L17 has product MPKPTKGARLGGSPTHQRHILRNLATQLFEHGRITTTETRARLLQPVAERLISKAKRGDLHNRRLVLQSVTDVDVVRRLFDEIAPTFEGRNGGYTRITKIGPRKGDNAPMAVIELITEAVAPKAKAPKAAPAEEPKAEETAEVEETEEVAETDEVAETEESPAAADETAADEDAAESK; this is encoded by the coding sequence ATGCCTAAGCCGACCAAGGGTGCCCGTCTGGGCGGTAGCCCGACCCATCAGCGCCACATCCTGCGCAACCTGGCCACCCAGCTCTTCGAGCACGGCCGAATCACCACCACCGAGACCCGTGCCCGGCTGCTGCAGCCGGTTGCCGAGCGTCTGATCAGCAAGGCCAAGCGCGGTGACCTGCACAACCGTCGCCTGGTGCTGCAGTCGGTCACCGACGTCGACGTCGTGCGTCGTCTCTTCGACGAGATCGCCCCCACCTTCGAGGGCCGCAACGGTGGCTACACCCGCATCACCAAGATCGGCCCCCGCAAGGGCGACAACGCCCCCATGGCAGTGATCGAACTGATCACCGAGGCCGTGGCCCCGAAGGCCAAGGCGCCCAAGGCCGCACCGGCCGAGGAGCCCAAGGCCGAGGAGACCGCAGAGGTTGAGGAGACTGAAGAGGTCGCCGAAACCGACGAGGTCGCCGAGACCGAGGAGTCGCCCGCCGCGGCCGACGAGACGGCTGCTGACGAGGACGCTGCAGAGTCCAAGTGA
- a CDS encoding DNA-directed RNA polymerase subunit alpha: MLIAQRPGLTEEVVSDHRSRFVIEPLEPGFGYTLGNSLRRTLLSSIPGASVTSIKIEGNQHEFSTVEGVVEDVTEIILNLKGLVISSEEDEPVVMYLRKAGAGSVTAGDIQPPAGVEIHNPELHIATLNETGKLEMELVVERGRGYVSAVLNKDPDSEIGRIPVDSIYSPVLKVTYKVEATRVAQRTDFDRLIVDVETKPSMTPRDAVASAGTTLVELFGLARELNVDAEGIEIGPSPVDEQIAESLNLPVEDLELSVRSYNCLKREGIHTVGELVARSEEDLLDIRNFGSKSIDEVRETLANLGLSLRDSHPGFDPLQAIERYDEDNDEDADFAETEQY, from the coding sequence ATGCTCATCGCACAGCGCCCGGGCCTCACGGAAGAGGTTGTCTCGGACCACCGGTCCCGGTTCGTCATCGAGCCCCTCGAGCCCGGCTTCGGCTACACGCTCGGCAACTCGCTGCGTCGCACCCTGTTGTCGTCCATCCCGGGTGCCTCGGTCACCAGCATCAAGATCGAAGGCAACCAGCACGAGTTCTCCACGGTGGAGGGCGTCGTCGAGGACGTCACCGAGATCATCCTGAACCTCAAGGGCCTCGTGATCTCCTCGGAGGAGGACGAGCCCGTCGTCATGTACCTCCGCAAGGCAGGTGCCGGGTCCGTCACCGCCGGTGACATCCAGCCCCCGGCAGGCGTCGAGATCCACAACCCCGAGCTGCACATCGCCACTCTCAACGAGACCGGCAAGCTCGAGATGGAACTCGTTGTCGAACGCGGCCGTGGCTACGTCAGCGCAGTGCTGAACAAGGATCCCGATTCAGAGATCGGCCGCATCCCGGTCGACTCCATCTACTCGCCGGTGCTCAAGGTCACCTACAAGGTCGAGGCCACCCGCGTCGCCCAGCGCACCGACTTCGACCGTCTCATCGTCGACGTCGAGACCAAGCCGTCGATGACGCCGCGTGACGCCGTCGCTTCGGCCGGCACCACCCTCGTCGAGCTGTTCGGCCTTGCCCGCGAGCTGAACGTGGACGCCGAAGGCATCGAGATCGGCCCGTCGCCCGTCGACGAGCAGATCGCCGAGTCGTTGAACCTCCCTGTCGAGGATCTGGAACTGTCGGTCCGCTCCTACAACTGCCTCAAGCGCGAGGGCATCCACACCGTGGGTGAGCTCGTGGCCCGCAGCGAAGAGGATCTGCTCGACATCCGCAACTTCGGCAGCAAGTCGATCGACGAGGTTCGCGAGACCCTCGCCAACCTCGGCCTGTCGCTGCGTGACTCGCACCCGGGCTTCGACCCGCTGCAGGCCATCGAGCGCTACGACGAGGACAACGACGAAGACGCTGACTTCGCCGAAACCGAGCAGTACTGA
- the rpsD gene encoding 30S ribosomal protein S4 translates to MARYTGPITKKSRRLGTDLVGNDKAFERRPYPPGQHGRGRTKDSEYSLQLREKQKARFAYGVLEKQFRRYYEEADRHPGKTGDRLLQILESRLDNVVYRSGFASTRRQARQLVVHGHFLVNGGRVNIPSYRVRAKDIIDVAEKSLNLTPFVIARETHGERSVPAWLEARPNRMRILVHQLPVREQIVVDVQEQMIVELYSK, encoded by the coding sequence ATGGCTCGTTATACCGGCCCGATCACCAAGAAGTCCCGTCGACTCGGGACTGACCTTGTCGGCAACGACAAGGCCTTCGAGCGTCGTCCGTACCCTCCGGGTCAGCACGGCCGCGGTCGCACGAAGGACTCCGAATACTCGCTGCAGCTTCGTGAGAAGCAGAAGGCGCGCTTCGCTTACGGCGTCCTCGAGAAGCAGTTCCGTCGCTACTACGAAGAAGCCGACCGTCACCCCGGCAAGACCGGTGACCGCCTGCTGCAGATCCTGGAGTCGCGTCTCGACAACGTCGTGTACCGCTCCGGCTTCGCTTCGACGCGTCGTCAGGCCCGTCAGCTCGTCGTCCACGGCCACTTCCTGGTCAACGGTGGGCGCGTCAACATCCCGTCGTACCGTGTCCGCGCCAAGGACATCATCGACGTGGCTGAGAAGTCGCTGAACCTGACCCCGTTCGTCATCGCCCGTGAGACGCACGGCGAGCGTTCGGTTCCCGCATGGCTGGAGGCTCGTCCCAACCGGATGCGCATCCTCGTGCACCAGCTCCCCGTCCGCGAGCAGATCGTGGTCGATGTCCAGGAGCAGATGATCGTCGAGCTCTACTCGAAGTGA
- the rpsK gene encoding 30S ribosomal protein S11 yields the protein MATASRKAGAKTKGRRKEKKNVLAGQAHIKSTFNNTIISITDPTGNVISWASAGTVGFKGSRKSTPFAAQMAAEAAGRRAMEHGMKRVDVFVKGPGSGRETAIRSLGAVGLEVGAISDVTPTPHNGCRPPKRRRV from the coding sequence ATGGCTACTGCAAGCCGCAAGGCCGGCGCCAAGACCAAGGGCCGCCGCAAGGAAAAGAAGAACGTGCTCGCCGGTCAGGCGCACATCAAGAGCACCTTCAACAACACCATCATCTCGATCACCGACCCCACGGGCAATGTGATTTCGTGGGCCTCCGCCGGCACCGTCGGCTTCAAGGGCTCGCGTAAGTCGACCCCGTTCGCCGCTCAGATGGCCGCCGAGGCCGCTGGTCGTCGTGCCATGGAGCACGGCATGAAGCGCGTCGACGTGTTCGTCAAGGGCCCGGGCTCGGGCCGCGAGACCGCTATCCGTTCGCTCGGTGCCGTCGGCCTGGAGGTCGGCGCCATTTCCGACGTGACCCCCACACCGCACAACGGCTGCCGTCCGCCGAAGCGCCGTCGCGTCTGA
- the rpsM gene encoding 30S ribosomal protein S13 — MARLVGVDLPREKRLEVALTYIFGIGRTRAAETLAATGVSGDLRVHQLTDDQLVALRDHIEGSYEIEGDLRRSTAADIRRKVEIGNYQGRRHRSGLPVRGQRTRTNARTRKGKKKAVAGKKKAR; from the coding sequence ATGGCACGCCTAGTTGGTGTTGACCTGCCGCGCGAAAAGCGCCTCGAGGTCGCACTCACCTACATCTTCGGCATCGGCCGTACCCGCGCCGCCGAAACCCTCGCCGCGACTGGGGTCTCCGGCGATCTCCGCGTCCACCAGCTGACCGACGACCAGCTCGTCGCGCTGCGCGACCACATCGAAGGCAGCTACGAGATCGAGGGTGACCTCCGTCGTAGCACTGCCGCCGACATCCGCCGCAAGGTCGAGATCGGTAACTACCAGGGCCGTCGCCACCGCAGCGGCCTTCCGGTTCGTGGTCAGCGCACCCGCACCAATGCCCGCACCCGCAAGGGCAAGAAGAAGGCCGTCGCTGGCAAGAAGAAGGCACGCTGA
- the rpmJ gene encoding 50S ribosomal protein L36 yields MKVQPSVKKICDKCKVIRRHGRVMVICDNPRHKQRQG; encoded by the coding sequence ATGAAGGTTCAGCCGAGCGTCAAGAAGATCTGCGACAAGTGCAAGGTCATCCGCCGGCACGGTCGTGTGATGGTGATCTGCGACAACCCGCGCCATAAGCAGCGCCAGGGCTGA
- the infA gene encoding translation initiation factor IF-1, producing the protein MAKKEGALELEGTVVEALPNAMFRVELANGHKVLTTISGKMRQHYIRILPSDRVVVELSPYDLTRGRIVYRHK; encoded by the coding sequence ATGGCGAAGAAAGAGGGAGCTCTCGAACTCGAGGGCACCGTGGTCGAGGCCCTGCCCAACGCGATGTTCCGCGTCGAACTGGCCAACGGCCACAAGGTGTTGACCACGATCAGTGGCAAGATGCGGCAGCACTACATCCGCATCCTGCCGTCGGACCGCGTCGTCGTGGAGTTGTCGCCCTACGACCTCACCCGCGGCCGCATCGTCTACCGACACAAGTGA
- a CDS encoding YciI family protein, with amino-acid sequence MAYFAVRYSYSDDAAELDRVRPSHREFLTSLAAGPLEASGPFVGAAHPSAMLLLKAGSADEVASALDADPFWEAGLIAERLVEEWNPIIGVFADN; translated from the coding sequence ATGGCATATTTCGCAGTCCGTTACAGCTACTCCGACGACGCAGCCGAGCTCGACAGGGTGCGCCCCAGCCACCGGGAGTTCCTGACCTCCCTGGCTGCCGGCCCACTGGAGGCCAGTGGCCCGTTCGTCGGTGCCGCGCACCCCAGCGCAATGCTCCTCCTCAAGGCCGGATCCGCGGACGAGGTGGCGTCGGCCCTCGACGCCGACCCCTTCTGGGAGGCCGGCCTCATCGCCGAGCGCCTCGTCGAGGAATGGAATCCCATCATCGGCGTGTTCGCGGACAACTGA
- a CDS encoding neutral zinc metallopeptidase, producing MRTSSHTVRPRRPRPRFRLGRTTLVAVVTTLVLSLSLVIVSMNLEGAPDAGPAPAGGEQVPAPGAGPGEWELPEQTWEPLPGPDPLSPLYDAQVTTLNALAPATLEHCATPKTVRDEAEWEAAVRDQWFCVHRSWVPTFQQLGWLTTAPGVQFFAGEGDDSACGYLEAPAFYCSAGGGSVHFGARHFDMARTWDLSVNEMVNHEYGHHLQSLAGITRAKTALANTPVLERRAELQATCWSAAMTRHNSAFSFGQEQYESWMERLETMRADGVHGSRESLLYWGTRGLYAATMNDCNTWAVPDDQVA from the coding sequence ATGCGCACTTCATCCCACACCGTCCGCCCCCGGCGGCCCAGGCCTCGATTCCGGTTGGGGCGCACCACGCTCGTCGCTGTGGTCACCACGCTCGTGCTGTCGCTGTCCCTCGTCATCGTCAGCATGAACCTGGAGGGCGCTCCCGATGCCGGACCAGCCCCTGCCGGGGGCGAGCAGGTCCCAGCGCCGGGGGCCGGGCCGGGGGAGTGGGAGCTGCCCGAGCAGACCTGGGAGCCGTTGCCGGGCCCAGACCCGTTGTCGCCGCTCTACGACGCGCAGGTCACCACCCTGAACGCGCTGGCGCCGGCCACGCTGGAACACTGCGCCACCCCGAAGACCGTCCGCGACGAGGCGGAGTGGGAGGCTGCGGTTCGCGACCAGTGGTTCTGCGTGCATCGCTCCTGGGTGCCCACCTTCCAGCAGTTGGGCTGGCTGACGACGGCGCCGGGCGTCCAGTTCTTCGCCGGCGAGGGTGACGACAGCGCCTGCGGCTACCTGGAGGCGCCCGCGTTCTACTGTTCGGCCGGGGGCGGCAGCGTCCACTTCGGTGCCCGGCACTTCGACATGGCGCGCACCTGGGACCTGTCGGTCAACGAGATGGTCAACCACGAGTACGGACACCACCTGCAGAGCCTGGCAGGCATCACCCGGGCCAAGACTGCGTTGGCCAACACCCCCGTGCTGGAGCGGCGCGCGGAGCTGCAGGCCACCTGTTGGTCCGCCGCGATGACCCGGCACAACAGCGCGTTCAGCTTCGGGCAGGAACAGTACGAGTCCTGGATGGAGCGCCTCGAGACGATGCGTGCCGACGGGGTGCACGGCTCACGAGAGTCGCTGCTGTACTGGGGCACCCGGGGCCTCTACGCGGCCACCATGAACGACTGCAACACCTGGGCCGTGCCGGACGACCAGGTCGCCTAG
- a CDS encoding DUF1707 domain-containing protein, with protein sequence MPLPPSSKYLQRPGDPIDETERASITQRLNDAFADGRLTHDEYSTAMDVVYDARTLGDLVPVMEKLPAAAAQVPAIVEQGGVPAGQIAQSRSLVPAAMMVGVVGVALVAVLIILLVLIF encoded by the coding sequence ATGCCGCTGCCACCGAGCTCGAAGTACCTGCAACGCCCAGGCGACCCCATCGACGAGACGGAGCGCGCCTCCATCACCCAGCGGCTCAACGATGCGTTCGCCGACGGACGTCTCACCCACGACGAGTACTCGACCGCCATGGACGTGGTCTACGACGCGCGCACCCTCGGCGACCTGGTCCCGGTGATGGAGAAGCTGCCCGCAGCCGCTGCCCAAGTGCCCGCCATCGTGGAGCAGGGCGGGGTTCCGGCAGGACAGATCGCGCAGTCGCGCAGCCTGGTGCCCGCCGCGATGATGGTGGGCGTCGTGGGCGTGGCCCTGGTAGCGGTGTTGATCATCCTGCTCGTGCTGATCTTCTGA
- the map gene encoding type I methionyl aminopeptidase: MIELKSADELRLMRRAGLVVAEGLDAMVAAATVGVTTAEVDAVGREVLARHGAESSFLGYGDYGTPFPGVACISTNNELVHGIPGDRVLQDGDVVSIDFGAIVEGWHGDAARTIIVGSGTAEDEALIDATREAFWAGARAMRDGGRVGDVSKAIEGYVKSLPTHYGTLREYTGHGIGSEMHMDPDVPNWHRRRPTPRLSVGMALAIEPMLTTGTHQTLELDDDWTVVSRDGSNGSHWENTVALTEHGIWVLTEHDGGASRLGDLFGPLSD, from the coding sequence ATGATCGAACTGAAGTCGGCCGACGAGCTGCGCCTCATGCGCAGGGCCGGTCTGGTGGTCGCCGAAGGCCTCGACGCCATGGTGGCGGCCGCCACCGTCGGGGTCACGACGGCCGAGGTCGACGCGGTGGGCCGCGAGGTGCTGGCCCGCCATGGGGCGGAGTCCTCCTTCCTGGGCTACGGCGATTACGGCACCCCGTTCCCGGGCGTGGCGTGCATCTCCACCAACAACGAACTGGTCCACGGCATCCCCGGTGACAGGGTGCTGCAGGACGGCGACGTGGTCTCCATCGACTTCGGCGCCATCGTGGAGGGCTGGCACGGCGACGCGGCTCGCACCATCATCGTCGGGTCCGGCACGGCGGAGGACGAAGCCCTCATCGACGCCACCCGCGAGGCCTTCTGGGCCGGCGCCAGGGCGATGCGCGACGGCGGCCGGGTGGGCGACGTCTCCAAGGCCATCGAGGGCTACGTCAAGAGCCTCCCCACGCACTACGGCACGCTACGGGAGTACACCGGCCACGGCATCGGCTCGGAGATGCACATGGACCCGGACGTGCCCAACTGGCACCGCCGTAGGCCCACTCCCAGGTTGTCGGTGGGTATGGCGCTGGCCATCGAACCCATGCTGACCACCGGCACGCACCAGACCCTCGAGCTCGACGACGACTGGACTGTCGTCAGCCGCGACGGCTCGAACGGCTCCCACTGGGAGAACACCGTGGCGCTCACAGAGCACGGCATCTGGGTGCTTACAGAGCATGACGGCGGGGCCTCCCGGCTCGGCGATCTGTTCGGCCCGCTGTCCGACTGA
- a CDS encoding adenylate kinase: MKLLIMGAPGAGKGTQATALADRYGVPAISTGDIFRFNIKNQTPLGIKVKEIIDAGEYVPDDMTEQIVADRLAQPDCEPGFLLDGFPRTMHQVYFLDRYLSEQGQQLDAVVSLHVEPEALVERLLARAAKEGRADDNADTIRRRMEVYAGQTAPLLFHYESKGLLVDIEGTGTVEEVQQRMFDELDLHLSRR, encoded by the coding sequence GTGAAACTGCTGATCATGGGTGCCCCAGGCGCGGGGAAAGGCACGCAGGCAACAGCGCTGGCCGACCGCTACGGTGTCCCTGCGATCTCCACCGGCGACATCTTCCGGTTCAACATCAAGAACCAGACGCCGCTCGGCATCAAGGTCAAGGAGATCATCGACGCGGGCGAGTACGTACCCGACGACATGACTGAGCAGATCGTCGCCGATCGGCTCGCGCAGCCGGATTGCGAGCCCGGCTTCCTGCTGGACGGGTTCCCCCGCACCATGCATCAGGTGTACTTCCTGGACCGCTACCTCTCGGAGCAGGGCCAGCAACTCGACGCGGTGGTATCGCTACACGTCGAGCCTGAGGCGCTCGTCGAACGGCTCTTGGCCCGGGCGGCCAAGGAGGGCCGGGCGGACGACAACGCCGACACCATCCGTCGCCGCATGGAGGTCTACGCCGGCCAGACGGCTCCGCTGTTGTTCCACTACGAGTCGAAGGGCCTCCTCGTGGACATCGAGGGCACCGGCACTGTCGAGGAAGTGCAGCAGCGCATGTTTGACGAACTCGACCTGCACCTCAGCCGCCGGTGA